In Phocoena sinus isolate mPhoSin1 chromosome X, mPhoSin1.pri, whole genome shotgun sequence, a genomic segment contains:
- the RBM10 gene encoding RNA-binding protein 10 isoform X1 produces the protein MVVEAPAPFLSSPFCAGDRGRLGVGGSGFPGEGSAPRASPLPPISALPPLLRPSAPSLGLGSCADRLRLSCESWRRWRRAEVMSESPPLTARAEKVSVDAGRGGGESLQEASPRLADHGGSSGGGWEVKRSQRLRRGPSSPRRPYQDMEYERRGGRGDRTGRYGAADRSQDDGGENRSRDHDYRDMDYRSYPREYGSQEGKHDYDDSSEEQSAEDSYEASPGSETQRRRRRRHRHSPTGPPGFPRDGDYRDQDYRTEQGEEEEEEEEEEEEEKASNIVMLRMLPQAATEDDIRGQLQSHGVQAREVRLMRNKSSGQSRGFAFVEFSHLQDATRWMEANQHSLNILGQKVSMHYSDPKPKINEDWLCNKCGVQNFKRREKCFKCGVPKSEAEQKLPLGARLDQQTLPLGGRELSQGLLPLPQPYQAQGVLASQALSQGSEPSSENANDTIILRNLNPHSTMDSILGALAPYAVLSSSNVRVIKDKQTQLNRGFAFIQLSTIVEAAQLLQILQALHPPLTIDGKTINVEFAKGSKRDMASNEGSRINAASVASTAIAAAQWAISQASQGGEGAWATPEEPPVDYSYYQQEEGYGGSQGTESSLYAHGYLKGTKGPGITGTKGDPAGAGPEASLEPGADSVSLQAFSRTQPGATPGVYQQSAAEASGSQGTAANSQSYTIMSPAVLKSELQSPTHPSSSLPPATSPSAQESYSQYPVPDVSTYQYDETSGYYYDPQTGLYYDPNSQYYYNAQSQQYLYWDGERRTYVPALEQSADGHKETGAPSKEGKEKKEKHKTKTAQQIAKDMERWARSLNKQKENFKNSFQPISSLRDDERRESATADAGYAILEKKGALAERQHTSMDLPKLASDDRPSPPRGLVAAYSGESDSEEEQERGGPEREEKLTDWQKLACLLCRRQFPSKEALIRHQQLSGLHKQNLEIHRRAHLSENELEALEKNDMEQMKYRDRAAERREKYGIPEPPEPKRRKYSGMSAASVDFEQPTRDGLGSDNIGSRMLQAMGWKEGSGLGRKKQGIVTPIEAQTRVRGSGLGARGSSYGVTSTESYKETLHKTMVTRFNEAQ, from the exons ATGGTGGTTGAAGCGCCGGCTCCCTTCTTGTCGTCGCCATTTTGTGCTGGTGATCGCGGCCGGCTGGGAGTAGGCGGCAGTGGGTTTCCAGGGGAGGGTAGCGCGCCTCGcgcttctcccctccctcccatctccgcCCTTCCCCCCCTCCTCCGCCCTTCCGCCCCTAGCCTCGGACTTGGTAGCTGCGCGGACCGGCTCCGGCTGAGCTGCGAGAGTTGGAGGAGGTGGCGGCGGGCCGAGGTGATGTCCGAGAGCCCTCCCTTGACAGCCCGGGCCGAGAAGGTGAGCGTCGACGCTGGTCGTGGGGGCGGAG AGTCCCTGCAGGAGGCATCACCCAGGCTGGCAGATCATGGTGGCAGCAGTGGGGGTGGCTGGGAAGTGAAACGGAGCCAGCGGCTGAGGAGGGGCCCCAGCAGCCCCCGCAGGCCCTATCAGGACATGGAGTATGAAAGACG AGGGGGTCGTGGAGACAGGACTGGCCGTTACGGAGCCGCCGATCGTTCACAGGATGATGGTGGGGAGAACCGCAGCCGGGATCACGACTACCGGGACATGGACTACCGCTCATATCCCCGCGAGTATGGCAGCCAGGAGGGCAAGCACGACTATGATGACTCGTCCGAAGAGCAGAGTGCAGag GATTCCTACGAGGCCTCCCCGGGCTCCGAGACTCAGCgtaggcggcggcggcggcacagGCACAGCCCCACCGGCCCACCAGGCTTCCCCCGAGACGGCGACTATCGGGACCAGGACTATCGGACCgagcaaggggaggaggaggaggaggaggaggaggaggaggaggaggagaaggccaGTAACATCGTCATGCTGAGGATGCTGCCACAGGCAGCCACTGAGGATGAC ATCCGTGGCCAGCTGCAGTCCCACGGCGTCCAAGCACGGGAGGTCCGGCTGATGCGGAACAAATCCTCAG GTCAGAGCCGGGGCTTCGCCTTCGTCGAGTTTAGTCACTTGCAGGACGCTACACGATGGATGGAAGCCAATCAG CACTCCCTCAACATCCTGGGCCAGAAGGTGTCCATGCACTACAGCGACCCCAAGCCCAAGATCAATGAGGACTGGCTGTGTAATAAG TGTGGCGTCCAGAACTTCAAACGCCGTGAGAAGTGCTTCAAATGTGGTGTGCCCAAGTCAG AGGCAGAGCAGAAGCTGCCCCTGGGCGCAAGGTTGGATCAGCAGACACTACCGCTGGGTGGTCGGGAGCTAAGCCAGGGCCTGCTGCCCCTGCCACAGCCCTACCAGGCCCAGGGAGTGCTGGCCTCCCAGGCCCTGTCACAGGGCTCGGAGCCGAGCTCAGAGAACGCCAACGACA CCATCATTTTGCGCAACCTGAACCCACACAGCACCATGGACTCCATCCTGGGGGCCCTGGCACCCTACGCAGTGCTGTCCTCCTCCAACGTACGCGTCATCAAGGACAAGCAGACCCAACTGAACCGTGGCTTTGCCTTCATCCAGCTCTCCACCATCGTG gagGCAGCCCAGCTGCTGCAGATCCTGCAGGCCCTGCACCCGCCGCTCACCATCGACGGCAAGACCATCAACGTTGAGTTTGCCAAGGGTTCTAAGAG GGACATGGCCTCCAACGAAGGCAGTCGCATCAATGCTGCCTCTGTGGCCAGCACTGCCATTGCCGCGGCCCAGTGGGCCATCTCGCAG gcctcccagggtggggagggtgcCTGGGCCACCCCCGAGGAGCCACCGGTCGACTACAGCTACTACCAACAGGAGGAGGGCTATGGCGGCAGCCAGGGCACAGAGTCCTCTCTCTATGCCCATGGCTACCTCAAGGGCACGAAGGGCCCCGGCATCACTGGAACCAAAGGGGACCCAGCCGGAGCAG GTCCCGAGGCCTCCCTGGAGCCTGGGGCAGACTCTGTGTCCCTGCAGGCTTTCTCCCGCACCCAGCCTGGTGCCACCCCTGGTGTCTACCAGCAGTCAGCAGCTGAAGCAAGCGGCAGCCAGGGCACTGCTGCCAACAGCCAG TCATACACCATCATGTCACCCGCTGTGCTCAAATCTGAGCTCCAGAGCCCCACCCATCCCAGCTCTTCCCTGCCACCAGCCACGAGTCCCTCTGCCCAGGAGTCCTACAGCCAGTACC CTGTTCCCGACGTCTCCACCTACCAGTACGACGAGACATCTGGCTACTACTATGACCCCCAGACTGGCCTCTACTACGACCCCAACTCTCAG taCTACTACAATGCTCAGAGCCAGCAGTACCTGTACTGGGATGGGGAAAGGCGGACCTATGTTCCTGCCCTGGAGCAGTCAGCTGATGGGCATAAGGAAACGGGAGCGCCCTCAAAGGAGggcaaagagaagaaggaaaagcacaAGACCAAGACGGCCCAACAG ATTGCCAAGGACATGGAACGCTGGGCCCGCAGCCTcaacaagcaaaaagaaaacttcaaaaacagCTTCCAGCCCATCAGTTCCCTACGAGACGATGAAAGGCGGGAGTCGGCCACCGCAGATGCTGGCTACGCCATCCTCGAGAAGAAG GGAGCACTAGCTGAGAGACAGCACACCAGCATGGACCTCCCAAAACTGGCCAGTGATGACCGCCCA AGCCCACCGAGGGGGCTGGTGGCAGCCTACAGCGGGGAGAGTGACAGTGAGGAGGAACAAGAGCGTGGGGGCCCGGAGCGGGAGGAGAAGCTCACTGACTGGCAGAAGCTGGCCTGTCTGCTCTGCCGGCGCCAGTTCCCCAGCAAGGAGGCGCTCATCCGCCACCAGCAGCTCTCCGGGCTTCACAAG CAAAACCTTGAGATTCACCGGCGAGCCCACCTGTCAGAAAATGAGCTGgaggcacttgagaagaacgacATGGAG CAAATGAAGTACCGGGACCGCGCAGCTGAACGCAGAGAGAAGTATGGCATCCCTGAGCCGCCGGAGCCCAAGAGGAGGAAATATAGCGGCATGTCTGCGGCCTCTGT GGACTTTGAGCAGCCCACGCGGGATGGGCTGGGCAGTGACAACATTGGCAGTCGCATGCTCCAGGCTATGGGCTGGAAAGAGGGCAGTGGCCTGGGCCGCAAGAAACAGGGCATTGTGACTCCCATTGAG GCCCAGACACGGGTGCGGGGCTCCGGCTTGGGTGCCCGAGGCAGCTCCTATGGGGTCACCTCAACCGAGTCATACAAGGAGACGCTGCACAAGACAATGGTGACCCGCTTCAACGAGGCCCAGTGA
- the RBM10 gene encoding RNA-binding protein 10 isoform X4: protein MVVEAPAPFLSSPFCAGDRGRLGVGGSGFPGEGSAPRASPLPPISALPPLLRPSAPSLGLGSCADRLRLSCESWRRWRRAEVMSESPPLTARAEKVSVDAGRGGGESLQEASPRLADHGGSSGGGWEVKRSQRLRRGPSSPRRPYQDMEYERRGGRGDRTGRYGAADRSQDDGGENRSRDHDYRDMDYRSYPREYGSQEGKHDYDDSSEEQSAEIRGQLQSHGVQAREVRLMRNKSSGQSRGFAFVEFSHLQDATRWMEANQHSLNILGQKVSMHYSDPKPKINEDWLCNKCGVQNFKRREKCFKCGVPKSEAEQKLPLGARLDQQTLPLGGRELSQGLLPLPQPYQAQGVLASQALSQGSEPSSENANDTIILRNLNPHSTMDSILGALAPYAVLSSSNVRVIKDKQTQLNRGFAFIQLSTIVEAAQLLQILQALHPPLTIDGKTINVEFAKGSKRDMASNEGSRINAASVASTAIAAAQWAISQASQGGEGAWATPEEPPVDYSYYQQEEGYGGSQGTESSLYAHGYLKGTKGPGITGTKGDPAGAGPEASLEPGADSVSLQAFSRTQPGATPGVYQQSAAEASGSQGTAANSQSYTIMSPAVLKSELQSPTHPSSSLPPATSPSAQESYSQYPVPDVSTYQYDETSGYYYDPQTGLYYDPNSQYYYNAQSQQYLYWDGERRTYVPALEQSADGHKETGAPSKEGKEKKEKHKTKTAQQIAKDMERWARSLNKQKENFKNSFQPISSLRDDERRESATADAGYAILEKKGALAERQHTSMDLPKLASDDRPSPPRGLVAAYSGESDSEEEQERGGPEREEKLTDWQKLACLLCRRQFPSKEALIRHQQLSGLHKQNLEIHRRAHLSENELEALEKNDMEQMKYRDRAAERREKYGIPEPPEPKRRKYSGMSAASVDFEQPTRDGLGSDNIGSRMLQAMGWKEGSGLGRKKQGIVTPIEAQTRVRGSGLGARGSSYGVTSTESYKETLHKTMVTRFNEAQ from the exons ATGGTGGTTGAAGCGCCGGCTCCCTTCTTGTCGTCGCCATTTTGTGCTGGTGATCGCGGCCGGCTGGGAGTAGGCGGCAGTGGGTTTCCAGGGGAGGGTAGCGCGCCTCGcgcttctcccctccctcccatctccgcCCTTCCCCCCCTCCTCCGCCCTTCCGCCCCTAGCCTCGGACTTGGTAGCTGCGCGGACCGGCTCCGGCTGAGCTGCGAGAGTTGGAGGAGGTGGCGGCGGGCCGAGGTGATGTCCGAGAGCCCTCCCTTGACAGCCCGGGCCGAGAAGGTGAGCGTCGACGCTGGTCGTGGGGGCGGAG AGTCCCTGCAGGAGGCATCACCCAGGCTGGCAGATCATGGTGGCAGCAGTGGGGGTGGCTGGGAAGTGAAACGGAGCCAGCGGCTGAGGAGGGGCCCCAGCAGCCCCCGCAGGCCCTATCAGGACATGGAGTATGAAAGACG AGGGGGTCGTGGAGACAGGACTGGCCGTTACGGAGCCGCCGATCGTTCACAGGATGATGGTGGGGAGAACCGCAGCCGGGATCACGACTACCGGGACATGGACTACCGCTCATATCCCCGCGAGTATGGCAGCCAGGAGGGCAAGCACGACTATGATGACTCGTCCGAAGAGCAGAGTGCAGag ATCCGTGGCCAGCTGCAGTCCCACGGCGTCCAAGCACGGGAGGTCCGGCTGATGCGGAACAAATCCTCAG GTCAGAGCCGGGGCTTCGCCTTCGTCGAGTTTAGTCACTTGCAGGACGCTACACGATGGATGGAAGCCAATCAG CACTCCCTCAACATCCTGGGCCAGAAGGTGTCCATGCACTACAGCGACCCCAAGCCCAAGATCAATGAGGACTGGCTGTGTAATAAG TGTGGCGTCCAGAACTTCAAACGCCGTGAGAAGTGCTTCAAATGTGGTGTGCCCAAGTCAG AGGCAGAGCAGAAGCTGCCCCTGGGCGCAAGGTTGGATCAGCAGACACTACCGCTGGGTGGTCGGGAGCTAAGCCAGGGCCTGCTGCCCCTGCCACAGCCCTACCAGGCCCAGGGAGTGCTGGCCTCCCAGGCCCTGTCACAGGGCTCGGAGCCGAGCTCAGAGAACGCCAACGACA CCATCATTTTGCGCAACCTGAACCCACACAGCACCATGGACTCCATCCTGGGGGCCCTGGCACCCTACGCAGTGCTGTCCTCCTCCAACGTACGCGTCATCAAGGACAAGCAGACCCAACTGAACCGTGGCTTTGCCTTCATCCAGCTCTCCACCATCGTG gagGCAGCCCAGCTGCTGCAGATCCTGCAGGCCCTGCACCCGCCGCTCACCATCGACGGCAAGACCATCAACGTTGAGTTTGCCAAGGGTTCTAAGAG GGACATGGCCTCCAACGAAGGCAGTCGCATCAATGCTGCCTCTGTGGCCAGCACTGCCATTGCCGCGGCCCAGTGGGCCATCTCGCAG gcctcccagggtggggagggtgcCTGGGCCACCCCCGAGGAGCCACCGGTCGACTACAGCTACTACCAACAGGAGGAGGGCTATGGCGGCAGCCAGGGCACAGAGTCCTCTCTCTATGCCCATGGCTACCTCAAGGGCACGAAGGGCCCCGGCATCACTGGAACCAAAGGGGACCCAGCCGGAGCAG GTCCCGAGGCCTCCCTGGAGCCTGGGGCAGACTCTGTGTCCCTGCAGGCTTTCTCCCGCACCCAGCCTGGTGCCACCCCTGGTGTCTACCAGCAGTCAGCAGCTGAAGCAAGCGGCAGCCAGGGCACTGCTGCCAACAGCCAG TCATACACCATCATGTCACCCGCTGTGCTCAAATCTGAGCTCCAGAGCCCCACCCATCCCAGCTCTTCCCTGCCACCAGCCACGAGTCCCTCTGCCCAGGAGTCCTACAGCCAGTACC CTGTTCCCGACGTCTCCACCTACCAGTACGACGAGACATCTGGCTACTACTATGACCCCCAGACTGGCCTCTACTACGACCCCAACTCTCAG taCTACTACAATGCTCAGAGCCAGCAGTACCTGTACTGGGATGGGGAAAGGCGGACCTATGTTCCTGCCCTGGAGCAGTCAGCTGATGGGCATAAGGAAACGGGAGCGCCCTCAAAGGAGggcaaagagaagaaggaaaagcacaAGACCAAGACGGCCCAACAG ATTGCCAAGGACATGGAACGCTGGGCCCGCAGCCTcaacaagcaaaaagaaaacttcaaaaacagCTTCCAGCCCATCAGTTCCCTACGAGACGATGAAAGGCGGGAGTCGGCCACCGCAGATGCTGGCTACGCCATCCTCGAGAAGAAG GGAGCACTAGCTGAGAGACAGCACACCAGCATGGACCTCCCAAAACTGGCCAGTGATGACCGCCCA AGCCCACCGAGGGGGCTGGTGGCAGCCTACAGCGGGGAGAGTGACAGTGAGGAGGAACAAGAGCGTGGGGGCCCGGAGCGGGAGGAGAAGCTCACTGACTGGCAGAAGCTGGCCTGTCTGCTCTGCCGGCGCCAGTTCCCCAGCAAGGAGGCGCTCATCCGCCACCAGCAGCTCTCCGGGCTTCACAAG CAAAACCTTGAGATTCACCGGCGAGCCCACCTGTCAGAAAATGAGCTGgaggcacttgagaagaacgacATGGAG CAAATGAAGTACCGGGACCGCGCAGCTGAACGCAGAGAGAAGTATGGCATCCCTGAGCCGCCGGAGCCCAAGAGGAGGAAATATAGCGGCATGTCTGCGGCCTCTGT GGACTTTGAGCAGCCCACGCGGGATGGGCTGGGCAGTGACAACATTGGCAGTCGCATGCTCCAGGCTATGGGCTGGAAAGAGGGCAGTGGCCTGGGCCGCAAGAAACAGGGCATTGTGACTCCCATTGAG GCCCAGACACGGGTGCGGGGCTCCGGCTTGGGTGCCCGAGGCAGCTCCTATGGGGTCACCTCAACCGAGTCATACAAGGAGACGCTGCACAAGACAATGGTGACCCGCTTCAACGAGGCCCAGTGA
- the RBM10 gene encoding RNA-binding protein 10 isoform X3 has product MVVEAPAPFLSSPFCAGDRGRLGVGGSGFPGEGSAPRASPLPPISALPPLLRPSAPSLGLGSCADRLRLSCESWRRWRRAEVMSESPPLTARAEKVSVDAGRGGGESLQEASPRLADHGGSSGGGWEVKRSQRLRRGPSSPRRPYQDMEYERRGGRGDRTGRYGAADRSQDDGGENRSRDHDYRDMDYRSYPREYGSQEGKHDYDDSSEEQSAEDSYEASPGSETQRRRRRRHRHSPTGPPGFPRDGDYRDQDYRTEQGEEEEEEEEEEEEEKASNIVMLRMLPQAATEDDIRGQLQSHGVQAREVRLMRNKSSGQSRGFAFVEFSHLQDATRWMEANQHSLNILGQKVSMHYSDPKPKINEDWLCNKCGVQNFKRREKCFKCGVPKSEAEQKLPLGARLDQQTLPLGGRELSQGLLPLPQPYQAQGVLASQALSQGSEPSSENANDTIILRNLNPHSTMDSILGALAPYAVLSSSNVRVIKDKQTQLNRGFAFIQLSTIVEAAQLLQILQALHPPLTIDGKTINVEFAKGSKRDMASNEGSRINAASVASTAIAAAQWAISQEEGYGGSQGTESSLYAHGYLKGTKGPGITGTKGDPAGAGPEASLEPGADSVSLQAFSRTQPGATPGVYQQSAAEASGSQGTAANSQSYTIMSPAVLKSELQSPTHPSSSLPPATSPSAQESYSQYPVPDVSTYQYDETSGYYYDPQTGLYYDPNSQYYYNAQSQQYLYWDGERRTYVPALEQSADGHKETGAPSKEGKEKKEKHKTKTAQQIAKDMERWARSLNKQKENFKNSFQPISSLRDDERRESATADAGYAILEKKGALAERQHTSMDLPKLASDDRPSPPRGLVAAYSGESDSEEEQERGGPEREEKLTDWQKLACLLCRRQFPSKEALIRHQQLSGLHKQNLEIHRRAHLSENELEALEKNDMEQMKYRDRAAERREKYGIPEPPEPKRRKYSGMSAASVDFEQPTRDGLGSDNIGSRMLQAMGWKEGSGLGRKKQGIVTPIEAQTRVRGSGLGARGSSYGVTSTESYKETLHKTMVTRFNEAQ; this is encoded by the exons ATGGTGGTTGAAGCGCCGGCTCCCTTCTTGTCGTCGCCATTTTGTGCTGGTGATCGCGGCCGGCTGGGAGTAGGCGGCAGTGGGTTTCCAGGGGAGGGTAGCGCGCCTCGcgcttctcccctccctcccatctccgcCCTTCCCCCCCTCCTCCGCCCTTCCGCCCCTAGCCTCGGACTTGGTAGCTGCGCGGACCGGCTCCGGCTGAGCTGCGAGAGTTGGAGGAGGTGGCGGCGGGCCGAGGTGATGTCCGAGAGCCCTCCCTTGACAGCCCGGGCCGAGAAGGTGAGCGTCGACGCTGGTCGTGGGGGCGGAG AGTCCCTGCAGGAGGCATCACCCAGGCTGGCAGATCATGGTGGCAGCAGTGGGGGTGGCTGGGAAGTGAAACGGAGCCAGCGGCTGAGGAGGGGCCCCAGCAGCCCCCGCAGGCCCTATCAGGACATGGAGTATGAAAGACG AGGGGGTCGTGGAGACAGGACTGGCCGTTACGGAGCCGCCGATCGTTCACAGGATGATGGTGGGGAGAACCGCAGCCGGGATCACGACTACCGGGACATGGACTACCGCTCATATCCCCGCGAGTATGGCAGCCAGGAGGGCAAGCACGACTATGATGACTCGTCCGAAGAGCAGAGTGCAGag GATTCCTACGAGGCCTCCCCGGGCTCCGAGACTCAGCgtaggcggcggcggcggcacagGCACAGCCCCACCGGCCCACCAGGCTTCCCCCGAGACGGCGACTATCGGGACCAGGACTATCGGACCgagcaaggggaggaggaggaggaggaggaggaggaggaggaggaggagaaggccaGTAACATCGTCATGCTGAGGATGCTGCCACAGGCAGCCACTGAGGATGAC ATCCGTGGCCAGCTGCAGTCCCACGGCGTCCAAGCACGGGAGGTCCGGCTGATGCGGAACAAATCCTCAG GTCAGAGCCGGGGCTTCGCCTTCGTCGAGTTTAGTCACTTGCAGGACGCTACACGATGGATGGAAGCCAATCAG CACTCCCTCAACATCCTGGGCCAGAAGGTGTCCATGCACTACAGCGACCCCAAGCCCAAGATCAATGAGGACTGGCTGTGTAATAAG TGTGGCGTCCAGAACTTCAAACGCCGTGAGAAGTGCTTCAAATGTGGTGTGCCCAAGTCAG AGGCAGAGCAGAAGCTGCCCCTGGGCGCAAGGTTGGATCAGCAGACACTACCGCTGGGTGGTCGGGAGCTAAGCCAGGGCCTGCTGCCCCTGCCACAGCCCTACCAGGCCCAGGGAGTGCTGGCCTCCCAGGCCCTGTCACAGGGCTCGGAGCCGAGCTCAGAGAACGCCAACGACA CCATCATTTTGCGCAACCTGAACCCACACAGCACCATGGACTCCATCCTGGGGGCCCTGGCACCCTACGCAGTGCTGTCCTCCTCCAACGTACGCGTCATCAAGGACAAGCAGACCCAACTGAACCGTGGCTTTGCCTTCATCCAGCTCTCCACCATCGTG gagGCAGCCCAGCTGCTGCAGATCCTGCAGGCCCTGCACCCGCCGCTCACCATCGACGGCAAGACCATCAACGTTGAGTTTGCCAAGGGTTCTAAGAG GGACATGGCCTCCAACGAAGGCAGTCGCATCAATGCTGCCTCTGTGGCCAGCACTGCCATTGCCGCGGCCCAGTGGGCCATCTCGCAG GAGGAGGGCTATGGCGGCAGCCAGGGCACAGAGTCCTCTCTCTATGCCCATGGCTACCTCAAGGGCACGAAGGGCCCCGGCATCACTGGAACCAAAGGGGACCCAGCCGGAGCAG GTCCCGAGGCCTCCCTGGAGCCTGGGGCAGACTCTGTGTCCCTGCAGGCTTTCTCCCGCACCCAGCCTGGTGCCACCCCTGGTGTCTACCAGCAGTCAGCAGCTGAAGCAAGCGGCAGCCAGGGCACTGCTGCCAACAGCCAG TCATACACCATCATGTCACCCGCTGTGCTCAAATCTGAGCTCCAGAGCCCCACCCATCCCAGCTCTTCCCTGCCACCAGCCACGAGTCCCTCTGCCCAGGAGTCCTACAGCCAGTACC CTGTTCCCGACGTCTCCACCTACCAGTACGACGAGACATCTGGCTACTACTATGACCCCCAGACTGGCCTCTACTACGACCCCAACTCTCAG taCTACTACAATGCTCAGAGCCAGCAGTACCTGTACTGGGATGGGGAAAGGCGGACCTATGTTCCTGCCCTGGAGCAGTCAGCTGATGGGCATAAGGAAACGGGAGCGCCCTCAAAGGAGggcaaagagaagaaggaaaagcacaAGACCAAGACGGCCCAACAG ATTGCCAAGGACATGGAACGCTGGGCCCGCAGCCTcaacaagcaaaaagaaaacttcaaaaacagCTTCCAGCCCATCAGTTCCCTACGAGACGATGAAAGGCGGGAGTCGGCCACCGCAGATGCTGGCTACGCCATCCTCGAGAAGAAG GGAGCACTAGCTGAGAGACAGCACACCAGCATGGACCTCCCAAAACTGGCCAGTGATGACCGCCCA AGCCCACCGAGGGGGCTGGTGGCAGCCTACAGCGGGGAGAGTGACAGTGAGGAGGAACAAGAGCGTGGGGGCCCGGAGCGGGAGGAGAAGCTCACTGACTGGCAGAAGCTGGCCTGTCTGCTCTGCCGGCGCCAGTTCCCCAGCAAGGAGGCGCTCATCCGCCACCAGCAGCTCTCCGGGCTTCACAAG CAAAACCTTGAGATTCACCGGCGAGCCCACCTGTCAGAAAATGAGCTGgaggcacttgagaagaacgacATGGAG CAAATGAAGTACCGGGACCGCGCAGCTGAACGCAGAGAGAAGTATGGCATCCCTGAGCCGCCGGAGCCCAAGAGGAGGAAATATAGCGGCATGTCTGCGGCCTCTGT GGACTTTGAGCAGCCCACGCGGGATGGGCTGGGCAGTGACAACATTGGCAGTCGCATGCTCCAGGCTATGGGCTGGAAAGAGGGCAGTGGCCTGGGCCGCAAGAAACAGGGCATTGTGACTCCCATTGAG GCCCAGACACGGGTGCGGGGCTCCGGCTTGGGTGCCCGAGGCAGCTCCTATGGGGTCACCTCAACCGAGTCATACAAGGAGACGCTGCACAAGACAATGGTGACCCGCTTCAACGAGGCCCAGTGA